In Pseudomonas campi, the sequence ACGTTGAAATCATGGAAAACCAGGGCAAGAGCCTGCAAGAACAAGGCCCCGACTTCAAAAGCACGCCGGCAGACACCCTGCATCTGTTTATCGAGTCCTTGCGTGAGCACTCCCAAACCGAGGGCAAAGACGCTCAGGGCCAGCCGCTGCCTGCGCCGCCGGCCATGACTCGCTCCGTAACCTTCTGGATATGAGCGATCCGCTGAGCACTCCCGACATCCTCCACGAGGAAGATGGCTGGCGCATGCGCTTGGCCCGCCCGGCGGACAATGCGCGCCTCTGCGACTTGTTCCGGGAAGTGGATATGTCCGCGGACCTGTGCCTGGCGGAGGAACGTGACCCGGACTTTTTTGCCCTGCATCGCGCGCAAAGCCCGCAGGCTTACAGCGTGATACTGGAGGACTCGACTCAAGCGGGTCGCCCGGCTTTTGGTTGTGCCAGCATCCTGGCTCGCGATGCCTGGTATGGCGCAGAGATTCGCCGAGTGGGCTATGCCTGCGATTTGCGCATTGAACACGGCTTTCGGGGCGCCCGCGTGTTCCCGACCGTGATCGATAAATTCATGTCCTTTATGCAGGAACATGAAGGCATTGACCTGATGTACAGCGCCGTCTTGAGCAGCAATCAGCGTGGTCGAAACGCGCTGCTCAACCAGCACGGCAAACGCGCCGGCCAACCCGTGGGTCAGGTCATGACGCCCTACCACATGACCTCGATCCAGTTTGTCGGCGCGCGCATGCCCAGCGACCCACGGGTCCAGCGCGCCGAGGAGGCGGATCGAGCGGCCCTGGTCGAGTTTCTCGCCGCACAACAGAAACAACGCCTGTTCGGCTATGTCGTCGACGACGCCTGGTTTCAGGCCCGGCTCGAGCAGTGGCCAGGCATGCGCCTGGAGGATTTCTTTCTCCTCAAGAACGGCGATGGGCGCGTCCTGGCCTGTGCGGCCCCCTGGGATACCGCGGGGCATCTGCGCCGGTCTCGGGTCATCAAGTATCAGGGCAAGATGCAATGGCTGCGCCTGGCTTACAACGCCGAAGCGCGCTTAAGGGGCTTTGCCAAATTACCTGCGCCGGGCGACTGCTTCCACTTTGCCTACCTGACCCATCTGGAAGTCAGCAACGATCAGCCCGCCCTGCTGGATGCCTTGCTGTGTGGCATTTACAACGCGCTGCGCGATCAGCCCTGGCACTTCATGAGTCTGATGGTGCCCATGGGCAGCCCGCTGGAAGCCGGCTTGAAGCGCTTTCGCCTGCAACGCATCGCCATGGAGTTGCTCGCCTTCAGCAATCCGCGCTCATCCTGGCATGGCCGGTCCTTGAGCACCCTGCGACCGGGCTTTGAGATGGCACTTCACTGAGAGCATGGACAAGGAACGTATATGACACCCGAACAATACCGTGAGCTGCGCCAGAAGCTGGTCAAGGATGGCCTGTTCAAAGCCCACAATGGGACGGGGCTGGCCATGGTGGTGGGCGAAGCCAGCCTGTTTCTGGGTGGCCTGTATGGGCTGAGTTTTCTGCAGCCCTGGTCGATCGGCTTTATTGCCCTGCAGATACTGCTGGGCACCTCGGTCTTTCGCCTGTTTGTCCTGATGCATGACTGCGGCCACCACAGCCTGTTCCGTACCCGCTGGCTCAACACCCTGTTCGGTCTATTGACCAGCATGCCCGGTCTCGTCCCGCTGGAGGGCTGGCGGGAGAACCACTACCCGCATCACCGCTGGGTCGGCATTCGCGACAAGGACCCTTCCGCCACGGGCCTAGTCAGCTTCGAACAGAAGAAACAACACTCGCGCCTGTATGTGACCCTGCTGCGCCTGATCTGGGTGCTGCGCCTGCCGGTGCCCGCCCTCACCTTCATCATCAATAGCCTGTGGCTGTGCCCGTTTCGTCTAACCCGGCAAGGTCGGTACAAGCGAGCGGCCCAGGTGCTGGGGTCGAGCCTGGTGGCAGTGGCACCGCATGCGCTGGCAGTGGCTGTGGTGGGCTGGTCGACCTACCTGACCTACTTCGGCCCCATCCTGCTGGCCTGGTTGTACTGGTACGAACTGATCAACCTGATTCACCATTCCGGCCTGTATGAACTCGACTCCAAGCAACACCCCGAGCCCCTGGCACTGTACGAACAGCAAAGGGTAAGCCGTTCGGCCTATATGCCCACCTGGCTGTCAGCGGTGCTGTGCTACCACTTCACCTTGCATGCCGAACATCACTTGTTCCCCTTGATCCCCTGGCACCACCTGCCGGCTGTGCGCAAGGCCTTGGCCGAAATCCAGGTGCATGACTACCTGGGCGTGCCCTTTATCGCCTTCAACATGGCGCTGCGCAAAGAAGACCCCGCCCAGGTCTTGTTGAACCGCATGTCCCCCGCCATTCAGCGTTTACAGAAACCCTTGCTGCGCCCATGACGCACGCCAGCCGGGCGCGACTGTCTCTAGCGCCCCTGAGGTTTCGCGGTTTTTCCTACCACTGCGGCGTGCCGACCGGCGTGCTGAATAAATCCTGAGGTGAGTCCCATGAACAGCAGCCAACAAAGCATTCTCGTCACCGGTGCTTCCGGGTACCTGGCGTCGTGGGTCGTCGAACACCTGCTGCGCCAGGGTCACCAGGTGCACGGCAGTGTGCGCAGCCTGGATGACCAACAGAAAATCAGTCATCTGCAGCAGTTGGCGAGCACGCTGCCCGGCACGCTGCGCTTGTTTGAAGCCGACTTGCTGGTGGAGGGCAGCTTTGATCAGGCCATGCAGGACTGTGATGCCGTGATTCATTGCGCCTCACCGTATTTCTTGGAGGACTGCGCGGATCCCGAAGCGCAATTGCTGCGGCCCGCCGTGCAGGGCACCCGCAATGTCCTCAATTCGGTCAATCGTTGTCCGTCGGTGCGGCGGGTGGTGCTCACCAGCAGCGTGCTGGCCCTGTTCAACGACGCCCAGGACCTCGCCACGCAGCCCGCGCAGACGGTTCAGGAAAGCGACGTCAACCCCAATACCGACCTGCGGCATAACCCCTATGCCTATTCCAAAACCATGGCCGAGCGCGCGGCCTGGGAGA encodes:
- a CDS encoding fatty acid desaturase family protein, whose product is MTPEQYRELRQKLVKDGLFKAHNGTGLAMVVGEASLFLGGLYGLSFLQPWSIGFIALQILLGTSVFRLFVLMHDCGHHSLFRTRWLNTLFGLLTSMPGLVPLEGWRENHYPHHRWVGIRDKDPSATGLVSFEQKKQHSRLYVTLLRLIWVLRLPVPALTFIINSLWLCPFRLTRQGRYKRAAQVLGSSLVAVAPHALAVAVVGWSTYLTYFGPILLAWLYWYELINLIHHSGLYELDSKQHPEPLALYEQQRVSRSAYMPTWLSAVLCYHFTLHAEHHLFPLIPWHHLPAVRKALAEIQVHDYLGVPFIAFNMALRKEDPAQVLLNRMSPAIQRLQKPLLRP
- a CDS encoding NAD-dependent epimerase/dehydratase family protein, yielding MNSSQQSILVTGASGYLASWVVEHLLRQGHQVHGSVRSLDDQQKISHLQQLASTLPGTLRLFEADLLVEGSFDQAMQDCDAVIHCASPYFLEDCADPEAQLLRPAVQGTRNVLNSVNRCPSVRRVVLTSSVLALFNDAQDLATQPAQTVQESDVNPNTDLRHNPYAYSKTMAERAAWEMQRAQTRWDLVTIHPGAIFGPSLSSRADATSVGMLTQFLNGSFRRGVPRLWMGLVDVRDAAQAHVTAALLDSASGRYIVVAESARLLDMAALMDVAAVGISDRLPTAEAPKSLLWLIAPLLGLRRNYITRNVGYPLAFNNSRSQRELGLAYRSLSSTFNEHIQQIANDGLLK